In the Clostridium cellulovorans 743B genome, TAAAGATGTATGCATCTTCACCATTGTGTGTTTTCCCAAAAAGTTCTTTTGTAATTGACATATAATAACTCCTCTCAATTATAATAATTTGAACGGTGATACATATAAATTGATCATTGATATATATTGATACATGATTTCTTTATTGAAATATCACTTGTTAAAATAATATTCTCTAGCTTTGCATTATCTTCTACCATAGAAATAGCATTGCTAGCAACCAATTTCCCTAACTTTTCTTTAGGATGGACTACTGATGTGATGTTAGGGGAAGAGGTGTAGGCTAAAGTAGAATCGTCAAAACTTAGTACGGATATATCCTCTGGACATTTTAAGCCACATTCATTAATAGCTCGGATTACATCAACGGCAATTTCGTCGTTATAGCAGATAAAAAGTGTTGGATGTGTATTGTTTTTTATTTGGGTTTTAACATAATCTAAGGGTACAATATGTTTTGTCACCGTGGTATAAGTTACAGTCCTATAATTTTCTAGATTTTCACTTTCTTCTATTGCTTTAAAAAAACCAGCTTCACGCCTGATTCCTTGAAGGTCGTCTTTTTTAAATATTCCATGGATAGATTTATGGCCTAGATTTATACCTAATTTCGTTAAATCATATGAAAGCTTCTCATCATCTAACCTAACAAAAGGAGCTGAAATGTCGGAATATTCAGCGTTAAGAAATATAACTTTCACACCTTTATTTTGAAGTTCTTGTATTAATGCTGAATTAGCGTTAGGATCTGCACTTCGTGTTGGCTCTATAATTAAAGCTGCAATATTTTGAGTGAGTAGATTTTTTAAAATTTGAGCTTCTTTTATCTTATCGTTTTGAGTACAAGCAACCATCATGTTATAGCCTCTAGCTGTCAATTCTTTTTCTATTCCAGAGATTACAAATGGGAAAATATAATCAGATATATATGTTGTGAGTACCAAAATAGTTTTGCTTTCGTGACCTTTATCAGCTATATAATTACAAAACGAACCTTTGCCATGCTCTTTTCTAATAAAATTTTCCTTTTGTAGGTTTAGCAATGCCATACGAACTGTATGTCTGCTCACATTATAGTATGTCATGAGCTCTGTTTCAGAGGGGATTTTGTCGTCGTATAATATATCATAATTAAGGATCTTATTTATAAGATCTTCTTGTATTTGAACAAATTTCGGTGCTTTACCGTTTAAAACTATAGGTTTTTTAAACATTTGGATCTCCTCTCGATGATCTGTTATAGATAAAGATTTTCATTTTGAAATTAAAATTCATTAATAGCTGAATTTTTTATTATTGAAGTATTTTTGAAAATCTAAGTTATCACTAATGTAATATGGTTTTTATTGAACATAAGTTATGAAACTTACTGTAGTTCACTTTATTGAAACAAGGATAAGAGTTGTAGAAACGTATTTGATACAAAATGATGAAATTATAGTAATATTATATGCCACTTGTACTTATAAGTAAAGTGTTTGAAAATATTTATATACTAAAAAGCTATTTATAGAAGAAACAAGGATATATTCAGTTGAAATGGAGATAATATTAGGGTAAATGCCTGAGTTTATAGATTTTTTTTTCATTTACAAAAGCAAAAATAGTAACTTGAAAACTATTTCAAGGGATATTGACAAGGAATGTGCTTTAAGTATATTATTAATATAAGTCGGTGATGTATGTAAAAACAAACAATGTGTTACGTACAAGTTTAGAACTTAAAAGGGATCTAATAGTAATGAAATGGCTTTAGGAGTGGATTACTGTAGCTTGGTATAAAGAGTTGTATTTAGAACGTAGAGCAAATGATGTTATAAAAGTTATAGAAAATACAGAGTAAATATTTGGAAATGACTTAAAGAAATGAATCAATGCTTCAAAATAAAAAATATTAAAGGAGATCTTAGTTATGAAAAAATATCAATTTTGGTTTTTAACAGGAAGTCAACATTTATATGGTGAAGAACCATTAAAAGAAATATTAAATCATTCAGAAATAATGGTTGATGGATTAAACAAAAGCGCTAAAATCCCTGGAACAATTGTTAATAAGGGTTTAGTTACAAAAGCAGATGAAATTACAAAGGTTATGTTAGAAGCAAATAATGATCCAAATTGTGCTGGTGTAATAACATGGATGCATACATTCTCTCCATCAAAGATGTGGATAGAAGGTTTAACAAGACTACAAAAACCAATGTTACATTTCCATACACAATTTAATAAAGAAATTCCATGGGAAACTATCGATATGGATTTCATGAACTTAACTCAATCAGCCCACGGTGATAGAGAACACGGCTTTATTGCAACAAGACTTAGAAAACCACGTAAAGTTGTTGCGGGATATTGGGAAAATGATAGAGTACGTGAAAGAATCGGCGGTTGGATGAGAAGTGCTATAGGTGTTATTGAAAGCCAAAACTTAAAAGTTGTACGTTTTGGAGATAACATGAGGGAAGTTGCTGTAACTGAAGGTGATAAAGTTGAAGCACAAATAAAATTTGGTTGGGAAGTTAATACACAACCAGTAGGAAAACTTGTTAAATACATGGATGCAGTTACAGAGGCAGAAGTAGATGCACAAATGAAAATATTCACCGAAAAATACGACATTAAAACAGATAATATCGAAGCTGTACGATACCAAACAATAGAATATATAGCAATAAAGAAATTATTAGCTGATGAAGATTCTAAAGCATTTACAAACACTTTCCAAGATTTGTATGGAATGAAACAATTACCAGGTCTTGCTTCACAAGAACTTTTAGGTGAAGGCTATGGTTACGGTGGAGAAGGTGACTGGAAAACTTCTGCTATGACTCGTATCATGAAGGTAATGGCTGAAGGCCTTGAAGGTGGAACTGCCTTTATGGAAGATTACACTTATCATTTAGAAGAAGGTAATGAATTAGTTCTTGGAGCACACATGCTTGAAGTTTGCCCAACTCTTGCTGCTGGAAAACCAACAATTGAAGTTCATGAACTTGGAATAGGCGATAGAGAAGCACCTGCTCGTTTAGTATTTAACGGTGGTAGTGGAAGTGCTATACAAGTATCATTAATAGATATGGGTGGACGTTTTAGATTAATCGTTGCAGATGTTGAAGCTGTAGCTCCATTGAAAGATATGCCAAAACTTCCAGTTGCTCGTGTTATGTGGAAACCAATGCCTAATTTAGAAGTTGGAGCAGAAGCTTGGATATTAGCTGGTGGTGCTCACCATACAGTTATGTCTTACTCATTAACTGCAGAACATATGCGTGACTTTGCTGATATGATGGGAATAGAATTTATCCATATCAATAAAGACACTACTATAGCAAAACTTCAACAAGAATTAATCCTAAGCGATATGGTTTGGAAGTTAAAATAATATTTAGAAGATGAATATTTTGCTTATATAATTTATTTAAACTTTATAAGAAGGGGGAAATTTAATGCTTGAAGCTTTAAAGAAAAGAGTTTTTGAACAAAATTTAGAATTAGTCAATAGAGATTTAGTTTTATACACTTGGGGGAACGTTAGTGGTATAGACAGAGAAACAAATCTCGTTGTTATAAAGCCTTCAGGAGTTGATTATGACACAATGTCTGCTGAGGATATGGTTGTAGTAGACTTAGAAGGTAATGTAGTTGAAGGCAAATATAAGCCCTCATCAGACACAGCTACTCATCTTGAAATCTACAAGGCATTCGAAGAAGTTGGTGGTATTGTTCATACTCATTCAACTTGGGCAACAACTATGGCTCAAATTGGTGTGGATATTCCAGCGCTTGGTACGACTCACGCAGATTATTTCTATAAAGAAGTACCATGTACTAGACCAATGACTAAGGAAGAAATAGAGGGAGAGTACGAGAAAAATACTGGTACTGTTATTATTGAAACTTTCAAGAAACGTAACATAACAGCAATCGAGGCTCAATCTGTATTAGTTAATGAACATGGACCATTTTCTTGGGGTGAATCACCAGAAAAAGCAGTTTTCAATGCTGTTGTTTTAGAACAAGTGGCTAAAATGGCATACAATACTATGCTAATGAAGAATCTTCTAAATAAGCCTTGTGGAATGGATCAAACTTTATTAGATAAACACTTCCTTAGAAAGCACGGTCCTAACGCTTATTACGGACAAAAATAAATAGTATTGTTTTAATTAAGTCAAATAAAAGGTATGATACCTAAAATATATATAAAAGGAGAACAAATTATGGAATTCTTTATTGATACAGCTAACGTTGAGGAAATTAAAAAAGCAAATAAAATGGGGGTTATCTGTGGTGTTACTACAAACCCATCATTAGTTGCAAAAGAAGGAAGAGACTTTAATGAAGTTATCACAGAAATAACTTCTATAGTAGATGGACCTATAAGTGGAGAAGTTATATCTTTAGAAGCTGAAGGCATGATTAAAGAAGGTCGTGAAGTAGCAAAAATTCACAAAAATATGGTAGTTAAAATCCCTATGACAATAGAAGGTTTAGAAGCTGTTAAGGTTCTTTCTTCAGAAGGAATAAAAACAAATGTAACATTAATATTCTCTGCTACACAAGCACTTCTTGCAGCAAGAGCAGGTGCTACATATGTATCACCATTCTTAGGAAGATTAGATGATATAGGTTCAACAGGTATAGCTCTTATCGAAGATATAGCAGAAATATTCGCTGTTCATGATATAGATACAAAGATTATTGCTGCAAGTATAAGAAATCCAATCCACGTAATAGATGCAGCAAAAGCTGGAGCTCATATTGGAACAGTTCCATATAACGTAATAGTTCAAATGACTAAACACCCATTAACTGATAACGGAATCGAAAGATTCATGGCTGATTGGAATAGTGTTTACAATAAATAATATTTCATAAGAAAGGTGGAAGTTAAATGAACATATCGCAAAAATCTATTAGTGCTATTCGTGCATTAGGAATAGATGCTATAAATAAGTCTAAGTCTGGCCATCCAGGGGTTGTGTTAGGAGCAGCCCCAATGGCATACTCCTTATTTACAAACCATATGAATATTAATCCAAAGAACAGCAATTGGTTTAACAGAGATAGATTTGTTTTAGCTGCTGGACATGGATCAATGCTTTTATACGGAATGCTACATTTATGTGGTTATGATGTATCAATGGAGGACCTTAAGAACTTCCGTCAATGGGGTTCTAAGACTCCTGGGCATCCAGAATTTAAACATACAGATGGAGTTGATGCTACTAGCGGACCATTAGGACAAGGTATCCCTATGGCAGCAGGTATGGCTTTGGCATCAAGCATTTTAGCTAAGAGATACAATAAGGAAAATTTCAAGGTTATAGACCATATGAACTACGCTATTTGCGGAGATGGAGATTTAATGGAAGGGGTAACTTCTGAGGCATCTTCATTAGCAGGAAAATTACAGCTTGGTAATTTGGTAGTTTTATATGATTCAAATGACATATGTCTAGATGGAGATTTATCAAAAACTTTTAAAGACGATGTTTTAAAGAGATATGAGTCTTATGGATGGCATGTTCAAAAGGTTGAAGATGGAACTGATATAGTTGCCATTTCAAAAGCTATTGAAGAAGCTAAAAAAGAAACAGAGAGACCATCAATCATAGAAATAAAAACTATAATTGGACATGGTTCTGCTAAGCAAGGTACTTGTGACGTACATGGTGCACCATTAGGTGAAGAAGACGGAAAATTTGCTAAAGCATCATACGGATGGGGTTATGAGCCTTTCTTTGTTCCTGATGAAGTATATGCTGATTTTAAAGAAAAAGTTGCAGATAAAGGTGCTTCTGTAAACAAAGCATGGGGCGAAATGTTAGCAGAATATAAAAAAGAATATCCAGAACTAGCTGCTGAATTAGAAACTGTTATGAGCGGTGACTTACTTGTTGATTTAGAAGCAGTTATGCCAAAATATGAAGTTGGACATAGTGATGCAACACGTAACACAAATAATGAAGCAATTAATGCTATCGCTAAAGCGCTACCAAACTTCCTTGGAGGTTCTGCAGATTTATCACATTCAAATAAAACAAATATAAAGAATACAAGTGATTATTCAAAGGAAACACCAGATGGAAGAAATATAAACTTTGGTGTTCGTGAATTTGCTATGGCATCTATGTTAAATGGTATGGCACTTCATGGTGGTTTAAAAGTATTCGGAGGAACTTTCTTCGTATTTAGTGATTACTTAAAACCAGCTGTACGTATGGCAGCTATAATGGGCTTGCCAGTAACTTATGTATTAACTCACGATTCTATTGCTGTAGGTGAAGATGGACCAACTCACGAACCTATCGAGCAATTAGCAACACTTAGAGCACTTCCAAATATGGTTACTTATAGACCAGCAGATGCTACAGAAACTGCAGCTGCTTGGAGACTAGCTGTAGAATCTAAAGACCACCCAACTGCATTAGTATTAACAAGACAAAACGTTACTACTATGGCAGGAACTAATTATGAAGGTGTTAAAAAAGGTGGCTATATAGTAAGTGAAGCTTCAGGAGAATTAGATGGTATTTTGATAGCTTCTGGTTCAGAAGTAAATCTTGCAGTAACAGCTCAAAAAGCTTTAGAAGCAGAAGGAATCTACACAAGAGTAGTAAGTATGCCTAGTATGGAAAGCTTTGATAAACAATCAAGTGAATACAAAGAAGCTGTGTTACCAAGAAACACAAGAAAGAGACTAGCTATAGAAATGGGAGCATCTTTAGGCTGGGATAGAT is a window encoding:
- the tkt gene encoding transketolase, which gives rise to MNISQKSISAIRALGIDAINKSKSGHPGVVLGAAPMAYSLFTNHMNINPKNSNWFNRDRFVLAAGHGSMLLYGMLHLCGYDVSMEDLKNFRQWGSKTPGHPEFKHTDGVDATSGPLGQGIPMAAGMALASSILAKRYNKENFKVIDHMNYAICGDGDLMEGVTSEASSLAGKLQLGNLVVLYDSNDICLDGDLSKTFKDDVLKRYESYGWHVQKVEDGTDIVAISKAIEEAKKETERPSIIEIKTIIGHGSAKQGTCDVHGAPLGEEDGKFAKASYGWGYEPFFVPDEVYADFKEKVADKGASVNKAWGEMLAEYKKEYPELAAELETVMSGDLLVDLEAVMPKYEVGHSDATRNTNNEAINAIAKALPNFLGGSADLSHSNKTNIKNTSDYSKETPDGRNINFGVREFAMASMLNGMALHGGLKVFGGTFFVFSDYLKPAVRMAAIMGLPVTYVLTHDSIAVGEDGPTHEPIEQLATLRALPNMVTYRPADATETAAAWRLAVESKDHPTALVLTRQNVTTMAGTNYEGVKKGGYIVSEASGELDGILIASGSEVNLAVTAQKALEAEGIYTRVVSMPSMESFDKQSSEYKEAVLPRNTRKRLAIEMGASLGWDRYTGLDGKVLAIDKFGASAPAEKVIAEYGFTVENVVGLYKTL
- the araA gene encoding L-arabinose isomerase; translated protein: MKKYQFWFLTGSQHLYGEEPLKEILNHSEIMVDGLNKSAKIPGTIVNKGLVTKADEITKVMLEANNDPNCAGVITWMHTFSPSKMWIEGLTRLQKPMLHFHTQFNKEIPWETIDMDFMNLTQSAHGDREHGFIATRLRKPRKVVAGYWENDRVRERIGGWMRSAIGVIESQNLKVVRFGDNMREVAVTEGDKVEAQIKFGWEVNTQPVGKLVKYMDAVTEAEVDAQMKIFTEKYDIKTDNIEAVRYQTIEYIAIKKLLADEDSKAFTNTFQDLYGMKQLPGLASQELLGEGYGYGGEGDWKTSAMTRIMKVMAEGLEGGTAFMEDYTYHLEEGNELVLGAHMLEVCPTLAAGKPTIEVHELGIGDREAPARLVFNGGSGSAIQVSLIDMGGRFRLIVADVEAVAPLKDMPKLPVARVMWKPMPNLEVGAEAWILAGGAHHTVMSYSLTAEHMRDFADMMGIEFIHINKDTTIAKLQQELILSDMVWKLK
- a CDS encoding GntR family transcriptional regulator; protein product: MFKKPIVLNGKAPKFVQIQEDLINKILNYDILYDDKIPSETELMTYYNVSRHTVRMALLNLQKENFIRKEHGKGSFCNYIADKGHESKTILVLTTYISDYIFPFVISGIEKELTARGYNMMVACTQNDKIKEAQILKNLLTQNIAALIIEPTRSADPNANSALIQELQNKGVKVIFLNAEYSDISAPFVRLDDEKLSYDLTKLGINLGHKSIHGIFKKDDLQGIRREAGFFKAIEESENLENYRTVTYTTVTKHIVPLDYVKTQIKNNTHPTLFICYNDEIAVDVIRAINECGLKCPEDISVLSFDDSTLAYTSSPNITSVVHPKEKLGKLVASNAISMVEDNAKLENIILTSDISIKKSCINIYQ
- a CDS encoding L-ribulose-5-phosphate 4-epimerase, with protein sequence MLEALKKRVFEQNLELVNRDLVLYTWGNVSGIDRETNLVVIKPSGVDYDTMSAEDMVVVDLEGNVVEGKYKPSSDTATHLEIYKAFEEVGGIVHTHSTWATTMAQIGVDIPALGTTHADYFYKEVPCTRPMTKEEIEGEYEKNTGTVIIETFKKRNITAIEAQSVLVNEHGPFSWGESPEKAVFNAVVLEQVAKMAYNTMLMKNLLNKPCGMDQTLLDKHFLRKHGPNAYYGQK
- the fsa gene encoding fructose-6-phosphate aldolase, which translates into the protein MEFFIDTANVEEIKKANKMGVICGVTTNPSLVAKEGRDFNEVITEITSIVDGPISGEVISLEAEGMIKEGREVAKIHKNMVVKIPMTIEGLEAVKVLSSEGIKTNVTLIFSATQALLAARAGATYVSPFLGRLDDIGSTGIALIEDIAEIFAVHDIDTKIIAASIRNPIHVIDAAKAGAHIGTVPYNVIVQMTKHPLTDNGIERFMADWNSVYNK